One stretch of Malus domestica chromosome 14, GDT2T_hap1 DNA includes these proteins:
- the LOC103453740 gene encoding uncharacterized protein: protein MAMVAPPGSLPPASLKIGGGTATVKRKTPSQLRGEQRMNAVEMSDESPAPLLGSTNTSEAENGLKKQELSRNPRYIDIRMDEVYPAKKSRFKILSEKENAKESISMEKLSSVKNLSLLSKLASKRKQQLSGSQNVASAEHTEEGTSKVYRTIEKCSQTTFRSVTELSSGGDRLSGFAAVDVDKALKGIDAQESTIGLPAYISERSGDTTSTCLGDFCLPGGKVPLDFTLKTSMRVVSSSPVKWIHRAVACGAYTSMPNLKFQSDCYQDQNMSRGSGLTLNSKVIISEQLYSWVYPQSTLPPSLIQVLTSSTAEGVETDFLRKRQVAWDDSFQSLYYMLRNGTCDIFYVCTPHFVVMFTACTVSVGSKRISNAYISQSTRAIRSLLREHDVSFTMPLCRSKVEQVTPDVLVELSEMEKQNFGQTRRLSSSSDIDNTPESLLVFSGNKNVHGVFDILLNYRSLLTALMVMDVPVLYSPVPFQNAAISSPEIKCTELKRADHIVSPKKTTAKDGSMQGLSAGLCSSVEIKDPYLPPWIICSLLALLGSEERSFEASFMNEPSSIGLNVAVEAVPEKSDRPDAAAEDLQKITSAFGIPGAIVMPQLRLGFLKTLKFSNGSYSASLSPTLEAE, encoded by the exons ATGGCGATGGTTGCTCCACCCGGTTCTCTACCTCCCGCATCTCTGAAGATTGGTGGTGGGACGGCAACAGTCAAGAGAAAGACACCATCTCAACTGAGA GGAGAGCAGCGGATGAATGCTGTGGAGATGAGTGATGAATCTCCAgctcctttgcttggttctaCAAA CACTAGCGAAGCAGAAAATGGGCTAAAGAAACAAGAACTGTCAAGGAATCCTAGATACATTGACATTCGTATGGATGAAGTATACCCTGCAAAAAAATCTAGGTTCAAGATACTCTCTGAAAAAGAGAATGCTAAG GAAAGTATTTCAATGGAGAAACTTAGCAGTGTGAAGAATCTTTCTTTGCTCTCTAAGTTGGCTTCGAAGAGGAAACAACAACTTTCTGG TTCCCAAAATGTAGCTTCTGCTGAACATACCGAAGAAGGCACGTCAAAAGTTTATCGAACTATTGAAAAGTGTAGTCAAACTACTTTCCGTAGTGTTACTGAGCTTTCATCAGGCGGTGACAGATTGTCGGGCTTTGCAGCTGTTGATGTG GATAAAGCGTTAAAAGGAATAGATGCCCAGGAATCTACAATTGGCTTACCTGCTTATATTTCTGAAAGAAGTGGTGATACTACATCAACTTGTTTAGGCGACTTTTGCTTGCCTGGTGGAAAGGTTCCTCTGGATTTTACTTTGAAAACTAGTATGCGGGTGGTGTCCTCTTCCCCAGTGAAATG GATTCATAGGGCAGTAGCGTGCGGTGCCTACACTAGTATGCCCAATCTCAAGTTCCAATCCGATTGTTATCAGGATCAAAATATGAGCCGTGGCTCAGGGCTCACATTGAATTCCAAAGTCATTATTTCTGAACAATTATATTCATGGGTTTACCCTCAATCTACCTTACCGCCTTCTCTCATACAAGTTTTGACATCATCAACAGCTGAGGGAG TGGAAACAGATTTCTTGAGAAAACGACAGGTAGCATGGGATGACTCATTTCAGAGTCTATACTACATGCTTCGTAATGGTACCTGTGATATCTTTTATG TGTGTACCCCACATTTTGTGGTAATGTTCACGGCTTGTACTGTCTCAGTGGGCTCGAAACGCATCAGCAATGCTTATATCTCCCAATCAACAAGAGCCATACGATCATTGTTAAGAGAGCAT GATGTTTCTTTCACTATGCCTCTTTGCCGTTCGAAAGTAGAGCAAGTCACTCCAGATGTTCTTGTTGAGCTCTCAGAGATGGAGAAGCAGAATTTTGGCCAG ACTCGACGCTTGAGTTCCTCTTCTGATATAGATAATACCCCGGAATCATTGCTAGTTTTCAGTGGCAATAAAAATGTACACGGAGTGTTTgatattttgttaaattatag ATCGTTGTTGACTGCTTTAATGGTAATGGACGTCCCTGTATTATATTCACCTGTGCCATTTCAGAATGCTGCCATTTCTTCTCCAGAG ATTAAATGCACGGAATTGAAAAGAGCAGACCATATTGTTTCTCCTAAGAAAACCACAGCAAAAGATGGATCCATGCAAGGTTTATCCGCTGGTCTCTGCTCTAGTGTTGAAATTAAGGATCCATATCTTCCACCATGGATTATTTGCAGCCTACTTGCCCTTCTGGGCTCTGAAGAGAGAAGCTTCGAGGCGAG CTTTATGAACGAACCTTCATCAATCGGGTTGAATGTTGCTGTAGAAGCAGTTCCTGAGAAATCTGATCGTCCTGATGCGGCAGCTGAAGACTTACAAAAAATCACCTCTGCTTTTGGTATTCCAGGAGCCATTGTTATGCCTCAGTTGCGTTTGGGtttcttgaaaactttgaagttCTCAAATGGTTCTTATTCGGCTTCCCTTTCTCCTACCTTAGAAGCTGAATAG